A window of Aromatoleum bremense genomic DNA:
GAAGACGGTTATGATCGCTGGCCGACGGCTCGCCCCACACGTCTGAGCTTGCTCAGGCCATGCCGTAGGGACATCGCCGCACACCGGTCCGGCCCGGATCAAAAACTGTCTCCGTTCAGCCCATTCGCTCACTATGCACGTTCTGGTTCTCGGCGCCGGCGTCACCGGCGTCACCACCGCCTGGTATCTCGCCAAAGCGGGTTTCGATGTAAGCGTGGTGGACCGCCAACCCGAGGCAGCTCTCGAAACCAGCTACGCCAATGGCGGCCAGATCTCGATCAGCCACCCCGAACCCTGGGCGAACCCGACGGCTCCGCTCAACGTGCTGCGCTGGTTCGGCCGCGAGGACGCCCCGCTGCTGTTTCGCCCCCACGCCGACGCAGCCCAATGGGCCTGGACGTTCGCCTTCCTGCGTGAATGCCTGCCGCACCGCACCCGGCGCAACACCGCCGCCATTGCCAGTCTCGCCGTGCATAGCGGCGAACGCCTGCGCGCGCTGCGCGCAGAAACCGGGATCGCCTACGACCATCTCGAGCGCGGCATCCTGCATCTGTTCTTTACGCCGGAGGAATTCTCGCGCGCCGGCGCCAAGGCTGCCGAACTCGCGGCGTACGGCATTGAGGCCCGCCTCTGCAGCCGCGACGAATGCCTCGCGATCGAACCTGCGCTCGCCGGCGGGGCCGGGGAGCTCGCCGGCGGCCTGTATGCCCCGCACGACGAGTCGGGCGATGCTTTCCGCTTCACCCAGGCCCTCGCCGAGCGAGCCGCGCAGGCGGGCGTACGCTTCCATTACAACACCACGATCACACGCATCGACCGCACGGGCGGCCTGATGAACAGCATCGAGGTCCGCGATGCCGAAGGCCGCACCGGAAGTCTCACCGCCTCCGCCTACGTACTGTGCCTCGGCAGCTACGGTCGCGCCCTGGTCGCCCCTCTTGGCGAACACCTGCCGATCTACCCAGTGAAAGGCTACTCGGTGACGGTTCCGCTACGCGATCCGCAGCGTACGCCGAGCGTCAGCCTCACCGATGAATCGCGCCGCATCGTGTGTTCGCGCCTCGGTGACCGGCTGCGCGTCGCCGGGACCGCGGAGCTCAACGGCTACGATACCAGCATCAATCCCGCCCGCTGCCAAGCCATCCTGGACTGGCTGGAGATGCGTTTTCCCGGCGCCACCGACACCACCCGAGCGCGACTGTGGGCAGGGCTGCGCCCAGCCACGCCCAACAATGTCCCGCTGATCGGGAAGAGCGGCCTGCTCAACCTCTGGTACAACACCGGCCACGGGACGCTGGGATGGACGCTCGCCTGCGGGTCTGCCAGCTGCCTCGCCGGGTTGATGTCCGGCCGGCGACCGCCGGTGCACAACTTCCCGTTCCTGGGGAACGAAGCCTGACCCTCGGACGGCAGCGCTCGTCCCGCTAACCGAGCCGCGCCCGGGCACCCGCAGCCACACTACAGCCTGCCGGCGAGCCCGGACCGG
This region includes:
- a CDS encoding D-amino acid dehydrogenase, encoding MHVLVLGAGVTGVTTAWYLAKAGFDVSVVDRQPEAALETSYANGGQISISHPEPWANPTAPLNVLRWFGREDAPLLFRPHADAAQWAWTFAFLRECLPHRTRRNTAAIASLAVHSGERLRALRAETGIAYDHLERGILHLFFTPEEFSRAGAKAAELAAYGIEARLCSRDECLAIEPALAGGAGELAGGLYAPHDESGDAFRFTQALAERAAQAGVRFHYNTTITRIDRTGGLMNSIEVRDAEGRTGSLTASAYVLCLGSYGRALVAPLGEHLPIYPVKGYSVTVPLRDPQRTPSVSLTDESRRIVCSRLGDRLRVAGTAELNGYDTSINPARCQAILDWLEMRFPGATDTTRARLWAGLRPATPNNVPLIGKSGLLNLWYNTGHGTLGWTLACGSASCLAGLMSGRRPPVHNFPFLGNEA